The sequence below is a genomic window from Mercenaria mercenaria strain notata unplaced genomic scaffold, MADL_Memer_1 contig_687, whole genome shotgun sequence.
ACTATTTTCAACTGCCAATACCTGGAAGACTAATGGTCAATGTTGGTGTTTCTTCAGCCACACTGACAGTCAGGGTGGATGTTCCGTCATCATCATTGTCATAGGAAGTTGTATAACAACGAACAACAATATTGTATGTTGCTGGTCCAGTAAGACATCCGTTAGAGGTGGAACAAGCCGTGCACGAAGGACAGTCACCACAACTTGTTGCTGAACAAGAGTACTTGGATACCGTGTTCCCTCCTTAAAAAGGAAACATTATATGTTGTATAACTTGAAATTATACTTGTAATACATACACCAGTATGTAACATATGGAATTTTCTAGAATGCAATTTTTGCAACATAgtaagtttaaataaatttattattacttAAAACTCTTTATGGTATTATGATCTAAACTGGCATGAGCATAATGGAATTCAAAGTGTTTTATATTTGAACTTCAATTTGCAAGAACATGAAATAATGCGAAATCAGACATTTTTTGATTAGATATCATTTTAACGCCATTTCAGTAGGGCATTATGCAAACATACGAGTCTGTACTTATGTTCTGTGACTATTAATCATTTCGTTAGTAATTCTGATTCCGAAAATAGAAACTCATACCTGACCAGTAGAAGAGACCAGAGTCTGGATTAGAAGAGATCGTGCAGGTCTCACAACTTACAGTATGTTGAGTAGTACCAGTAAAAACACCAAGGATATAGTTATTAGTTGATGGGTAACAGGTGGCTGAAACGGTCGATAAAGTTCTTCCAGAATCATCATTTTCATTCAGATTTACCGTTCCTGGGCTGAGGTTAACTGATGCTGCCAAAACTGCAAAGCAAAAAATATCTATCATGtggacaaataaaaaatatttgacgaCTCTTGATTCATTTTCAAACGTGAGACTAAGAAAAAAATGAGTAGGAGTTTTATATAGTTATACAGTCATATATAACACAACCTAGCAGAATAAGAAAGGCTaaattctttattcatttttgttttgttttgttggatgtaacgtcgcaccgacacatgataggtcatatggctttgtatgaaatattgttgaatttTAAAGAAGTAACAAATTTACAGGGTTTCCAAACTAGTCACAAATAAACGCGCAAAAAAATGTGATCTTTGATAACGAAAACTAGTCTCCtggagaaaaaacattttgtcttTGTCATACAGTCATTTCATATAAATACACCGTTCTTGGGTTGTTAAATATTGGTGTTAAATCTGaaacgaataaaaaaaatatgcgaACGATTCTCGATTTATTTTAGCAAAAGTGACACCaggaaaataaactgaaaaatatcggtaaaaccaATGGATGCTCCCTAAAATATGATTATTGTATATTAAAAGAACAATAGTGGAATTCACTGAGCACATATACTTGTAAtgtactaatgttgaataatcaaggGTAAATATCTCATTGAAAAATCATGCCACCGGAACATAAATGCGCACTTCCTCTTGAGGTTTCAATGATTTTCAGCCAGCTGTTGTTATATACGGAGGGTATGGCTCCGCAAGAGCTATAAAGGAATACGCGCGCCAAATACAGAGAGCTATATACGGAGAACATAGCTCCGCAAGAGTTATATAGCAGCACAATCTCAGAACCAACGCTACACATATTACTGGACGTAGAGTGCAGATCCTGACTATTCTGTTTCAGAAATTAATTTCGATAGTTTAAATGAATAAGTAATTACGTGGACTATATTGTATAAAGAAATCGAGCTATAGGCGGAACAGAACTACACGTTTTCCGTGTGTAGTTCGAAGTTTAGTCCGAGAGATATATACGAAACATATAGCTCCGCAAGAGCTCTATAGGAATACATGCTCCAAACACAGCTCCCAGAGAAGCTTTATCCGAAGGGAGCCATATAGGGTGTGACAAGGCGTCTCCCTACCACTTTCGCACTTAACCTGTATCTTATGAACCCTATTACTTATTCAGTAACGTATTACGTTTTTAGACTTCCTTtccaatactttaaaaaaattatatatataagcaaAGACAACTCAATCACAGGGTCTTATTTTGTCTACTTGTCTTGATAGATCGCCACATATTGTACCAATATAAAGTATGAAATGGAGAGAATTTC
It includes:
- the LOC128554727 gene encoding uncharacterized protein LOC128554727, producing MITGTSALLFTVLWILIPSTVLAASVNLSPGTVNLNENDDSGRTLSTVSATCYPSTNNYILGVFTGTTQHTVSCETCTISSNPDSGLFYWSGGNTVSKYSCSATSCGDCPSCTACSTSNGCLTGPATYNIVVRCYTTSYDNDDDGTSTLTVSVAEETPTLTISLPGSVAADNSMSVGTVLTTASQLLTSGPTIVEYTKSSAVSNTYLLDTANMFELNTDSGTVYVATDPSVEYDYTFIIGICIHSRRQTSCGNLPINFGMWYVSVHNE